The sequence CGGGCGCCAATCGTCGCCGCCAGCACAGGCTGCGCGAGCAGGGCCTTCACACGCTCCGCAAGCGCTTCGATATTCTCCGGCGGAACCAGGCCTTCGCCGCAATCTACGGCCCGCATGATCTCGCCCAGCCCGCCGGAATCGTAGGCGACGACCGGCTTGCCGAAGGCAAGGCCCTCCATCGCAGTCATGCCAAATCCCTCGCGGACGAGGCTCGGAACGACCAGCACATCCATGGCGCAGTACGACTCGGAAAGCGATTTCTCATAGCCCGCGAACCGAAAGCGGGAAGACAAACCCTCCAGCTTCACCTTCTGTTTGCAGCGGTTGTAGTAATCCTTGTCGCGCGGCTCGCCAATAACCAGGAAACGCGCCTCCGGATGCTGCTCTGCCACAAGTACGGCCATGCGGATGAAATGCTCCAGCCCTTTTTGCTCGATAATAAAGGAAGAGATGTAACCGACGAGCCGATTTACGGGCTTGATACGCAGCTCCCGCCGCCGCTCTCCCCTCAGCTTGCTCCACGCCGCCGTCATCATATCCTTGTCATCCCATGTAGGCGGAAGCAGCGCGATTTTACTTGCCTGTATTTCCTCCATAAAATAAAGAGCCGCCGTTTGGGATATGCAGAGGATCTGGTCGCTGAACCGATTAATCACATTGATGCTCAGCGAAGTATGCTCGTTCTCGGTAATAATCTCACTGATCTTCCATACCACTGGTATGCCCAGCGATTTGGCGGCAATAGCCGGCAGAACATGTACACACGTACTCGTTACGATGAAGGCTGGACGCCGCTTAGCCAGCCATGCATGAAGCTCCTTGAACTCCCTGCCGTTCTGAAACGACTTGATGTCCTCTTCGAGTCCCGCATAGGGGGTATACATGCCGTACACCAGCGGAATCGGCAGCAGTTCGACCGCTATTCCGCTGCGGCGGGCCTGACGCGTCAACTTCCCTTCCTGAGGCGCGACAAGCAGGCAGTCAAAGTAGGAGGACAGTTCCCGGGCGAAGAACAGCAGCAGCTTTTCGGCGCCGGTTATGCTGTTGTCATTGGATACATGGGAAAAAAGGACAACGGCAGCTTTATCAGCCATTGGCGTATTGGCGCTTCCGAACAGATGATTCGGAGCGGCCGCTCACCTCCCTGTTAGGTATGCATTGCCCGGACGTTAGCAGAAACCTCCTGCGGTTCCGCCGCCCGAAAAGAAAGACTCCCCCTGCCGCTTTCCAAGGTCCGCACCGGACAGAAGCCCCCTGAAATGATCCAGCGTTTACCGGATTTTGTCTTGACTTATCGTATGAGGCCCGCAGCGGCAGCGGACATGACAACCGCCCTCGGCAGGAGTATAAATCGGCAGACCCGGAGCCCGGCGGATATTTATCCGAAAATAGTGGCCAACAACTGATTAACCCGTTTCGGATACGTGTGATCCCGGAGTGTCCGTTCCAGCCCCTTCAGCACTATCGCTTGACGCTCCTCCTCATGCGTCAGGTAATAACGGATTTTGTCGATCATCTCCTGCGGTGTGCTGAACGTTACAATCTCCTCTCCCGGATTGTAGAAGGAGGCCAGATCATCCCGTACATCGCTTAGCTGCAGCGTTCCGCTGGCCGCAATCTCGAAGGTCCGCGGATTCGGCGAAGCCGCCGAAATCGCCAGTGTATTGTTGTTGAATGCATCATCGACATGGGAGCGGTGCAGATTGATCACAATTTTTGATCCGCTGTAAGCGGCAGCCGTCTCCTGCGGAGACATCCACTTTCCGACCTCGATCCGGTCCCCATAAAGCGAGGCCTCCGGAAGGCGATCCCACCATATTCCGTTGATAACCGTATTGAATTCCATCAGCTGCGGCATGATTTCCCGGAAGAAATTGACCCGGTTCCAATACGCGGAGCCGATGAAGCTTACCTCGCGCGATATCGGCGAGCGGGAGATCGTGGGGCGGTAATGCGGCCGGTAAGCCGCGAACGGCAGATAATGGACCTCCGCACAGCCAAGCTGCCGGTAATATTCGACGCAGTTTCGTTCTAGCGTGAATACATAATCGTAGTGATTCACGATACCCAGTGTAAAATCAGTATAATAAGGATCATCTGTAAGCCAGATTGCCGTAAGGATACCCAATCCCCGGATCTGGTCGATTTGTTCCAGCGGCAGTTCCATACCGTCGAGCACAAGGACCAAGTGCGGCCGCTTGGCGCCGGCCAGTTCTACCAGGTTCTGATGCACATTCGTTACCGTTACTTCCGCCGTCAGGCTTTGCAGCGATGTCAGTACGGCTTCATCCAGCGGGGAATAGGGGTAGCCTTTGCCGGAACCGACATACATAACATGTATATCGCGTACGGGCAGCGGCTCTTCGGGGCGGCCGTCCAGAATGGCTAAGCGTCCGCGCAAATAACCTTCGGCATAGCCGTTCTTAAAGCCGTTCAGCCTTCCCTCCAGCTTCGCTTGCTCAGCCGGCGTAAGGGGAAGCGGCGGAACAGGAAGAATGAATTCTTTGCTCATCGTGCCTCGCTCCTTTGTTTAATTAATGTCTCGCTCGCGCCTCGTCGATCACATCAAGCAGCTTTGGCAGCCGAGCCGCAAAGGTATGATTCCGAAGTGTTGTCCGCAGAGCTCTCAAGGCGAAAGTCCGCCGCTCTTTCTCATGTTTGAGATAATATTCAATTTTGGATTCCAGTTCCCTGGGCGAGCTGAAGGTCTCCAGGTCATATCCAGGCCGGTAATGTTCCGTCAGATCCTCGCGGACATCCGTAATCTGCATCGCGCCGCAAGCGCTGATCTCATAGGTGCGCGGATTGATGGACTTTGCGGGAATCCGGTATGAATTGCGGTTATCCTGTCCCGATTCCCAGGGGCGGTGAATATTGATCACAAGCTTCGCGCCGCTGTAATAATTCGCCGTCTCCTCCGGCGGAATAAAGCCTTTGTGGATGAGCGGAGACAGCATGTCGAATTTTTTCAGCCGCTCCCAGAACCCGCCGGCGATAAACGTCCGGTGACGGAGCAATATCGGGGTCAGGCGGTCAAACAGCTCAGTCCGGTTGAAAAAAGCATTGCCGATAAAAACGATGTCATAGCAATACGCCGGTCCGATGCGGCGGGGATTGAACATTCCCGGATTAACGCACAGCGGCAAATAATGCACCGAATCCGCTCCAAGGGACCGGTAAAAATCCAGACATCCAAGCTCATGCGTGAACACATGATCGTAATGCCGGCAAAGAACAGCCGTATCCTCCGTAAAATAAGGATCGTCGACAAACCAGATGGCGGTGGAAATGCCCCGCCTGCGGATTTCCGCGATCTGCTCCAGATGGTCATCCGGAAATACATGCAGCCCATTCATGACCAGCACCGCTTCCGGAGATTCCCGGGCGGCGGTCTCCAGCATGGCATGCGGCGGGCATACAATCAGTTCGGTAACGAGCCCGGCCAGCGCCTCTGATACCCCGGCATCGATCGCATCGAATCCCTGCGGGACATACATTAACCTTAAGGGACGCTGAGCACCTGCAGTACCCGGATTCAGCTGTCTCACAGCTTCGCACAGACCCAGATGGTAGCCCTGGCGGTAGCCGTCACGGTAGCCCTGTTTTCCCTCCTGCTTTATTTTCGCTTTCACAGCCTCACCCTGCCCTGTCGTAATCTGATGACAGTATAGTTATATGCTTCGGAGATATCCGCCTCATGGACACCTGTCCGTCATCGCAATAAATTGGCAGATGCCCTCTGGCAACCGTACAAGCTGCATATCTAGGCCTGGACTCTGACTTGGACTTTAGGAACTCCTGATGATAGAGTGGTAGAAACAGGAACTGGGCCTAAGCGCGGCTCGGAGCAGTCTTGCGGGGAGGAGCATGACAATGGAGAACGACAAGCTGTATTTACGCCATATGGAGCTATTGAGGAACAAGGTTCCCTCCTTCCGCTCCTATCCTTTTCAACTGCCGGTGATCCGTTCTTTGAAGCGGCTTGTGTTCAGGAATCCGGTTACTTTCCTGGTGGGAGAGAACGGCAGCGGCAAATCGACACTGCTGGAGGGAATCGCCGCCGCCTGGGGATTTAATCCCGAAGGGGGGACGCTGAATTTTTCGTTCGAGACCCGTCCCTCCCACTCTGTCCTATATGAATATCTCCGAATCGCCAGAGGGGTCAAACGGCCGAAAGACGGGTTCTTTTTGCGAGCGGAAAGCTTTTATAACGTGGCTTCTTATATCGATGAGCTGGGTATCCAACATTCTTACGGGGGCAAATCGCTGCATGAGCAGTCGCATGGCGAATCCTTCTTCGCCGCTTTCATGT is a genomic window of Paenibacillus durus ATCC 35681 containing:
- a CDS encoding glycosyltransferase, with product MKAKIKQEGKQGYRDGYRQGYHLGLCEAVRQLNPGTAGAQRPLRLMYVPQGFDAIDAGVSEALAGLVTELIVCPPHAMLETAARESPEAVLVMNGLHVFPDDHLEQIAEIRRRGISTAIWFVDDPYFTEDTAVLCRHYDHVFTHELGCLDFYRSLGADSVHYLPLCVNPGMFNPRRIGPAYCYDIVFIGNAFFNRTELFDRLTPILLRHRTFIAGGFWERLKKFDMLSPLIHKGFIPPEETANYYSGAKLVINIHRPWESGQDNRNSYRIPAKSINPRTYEISACGAMQITDVREDLTEHYRPGYDLETFSSPRELESKIEYYLKHEKERRTFALRALRTTLRNHTFAARLPKLLDVIDEARARH
- a CDS encoding AAA family ATPase — translated: MENDKLYLRHMELLRNKVPSFRSYPFQLPVIRSLKRLVFRNPVTFLVGENGSGKSTLLEGIAAAWGFNPEGGTLNFSFETRPSHSVLYEYLRIARGVKRPKDGFFLRAESFYNVASYIDELGIQHSYGGKSLHEQSHGESFFAAFMYRFSGRGLYILDEPEAALSPLRQMSLLARMHQLVRSDSQFVIATHSPILMSYPGADIWLLEGEGIREVSLEETEHYAVTKAFMNDREGMLRELLEEE
- a CDS encoding glycosyltransferase; this translates as MSKEFILPVPPLPLTPAEQAKLEGRLNGFKNGYAEGYLRGRLAILDGRPEEPLPVRDIHVMYVGSGKGYPYSPLDEAVLTSLQSLTAEVTVTNVHQNLVELAGAKRPHLVLVLDGMELPLEQIDQIRGLGILTAIWLTDDPYYTDFTLGIVNHYDYVFTLERNCVEYYRQLGCAEVHYLPFAAYRPHYRPTISRSPISREVSFIGSAYWNRVNFFREIMPQLMEFNTVINGIWWDRLPEASLYGDRIEVGKWMSPQETAAAYSGSKIVINLHRSHVDDAFNNNTLAISAASPNPRTFEIAASGTLQLSDVRDDLASFYNPGEEIVTFSTPQEMIDKIRYYLTHEEERQAIVLKGLERTLRDHTYPKRVNQLLATIFG
- a CDS encoding glycosyltransferase family 4 protein, whose amino-acid sequence is MADKAAVVLFSHVSNDNSITGAEKLLLFFARELSSYFDCLLVAPQEGKLTRQARRSGIAVELLPIPLVYGMYTPYAGLEEDIKSFQNGREFKELHAWLAKRRPAFIVTSTCVHVLPAIAAKSLGIPVVWKISEIITENEHTSLSINVINRFSDQILCISQTAALYFMEEIQASKIALLPPTWDDKDMMTAAWSKLRGERRRELRIKPVNRLVGYISSFIIEQKGLEHFIRMAVLVAEQHPEARFLVIGEPRDKDYYNRCKQKVKLEGLSSRFRFAGYEKSLSESYCAMDVLVVPSLVREGFGMTAMEGLAFGKPVVAYDSGGLGEIMRAVDCGEGLVPPENIEALAERVKALLAQPVLAATIGARARGRVIAAYGPAAYRERLRALAEAWRLRWASAAPAEPPAGGAAAAAPEQAPQRRRRASKRRGRLRRGPARSAAPPRSARRAKRPSRTSLRRRKSRKRRSAAARRR